A genomic segment from Canis lupus baileyi chromosome 13, mCanLup2.hap1, whole genome shotgun sequence encodes:
- the UROD gene encoding uroporphyrinogen decarboxylase isoform X1, whose protein sequence is METNGLGSQGFPELKNDTFLRAAWGEDTDYTPVWCMRQAGRYLPEFKETRAAQDFFSTCRSPEACCELTLQPLRRFPLDAAIIFSDILVVPQALGMEVTMVPGKGPSFPEPLREERDLERLRDPAAVASELGYVFQAITLTRQRLAGRVPLIGFAGAPWTLMTYMIEGGSSSTMAQAKRWLYQKPQASHQLLRILTDALVPYLVGQVAAGAQALQLFESHAGHLGPQLFNKFALPYVRDVAKRVKARVQEAGLAPVPMIIFAKDGHFALEELAQAGYEVVGLDWTVAPEKARRRSDGWCRRCWTTLGHSVILPTWAMDSILIWTQNTWGPLWMPCINTHVCFDRTELTHSPSTTTNKDDVSRRIKILELEFSIWFHVWKIFALTLSSFLASAASMGPLSASSPSHRSSGINEYIL, encoded by the exons ATGGAGACGAACGGGTTGGG ATCCCAGGGTTTTCCAGAGCTGAAGAATGACACGTTCCTGCGAGCAGCCTGGGGAGAAGACACAGACTACACTCCAGTTTGGTGCATGCGGCAGGCAGGCCGCTACTTACCAG AGTTTAAGGAAACTCGGGCTGCCCAGGACTTTTTCAGCACCTGTCGCTCCCCAGAGGCCTGCTGTGAATTGACTTTGCAG CCACTTCGTCGCTTCCCTCTGGATGCTGCCATCATCTTCTCCGACATCCTTGTTGTACCCCAG GCACTAGGTATGGAGGTGACTATGGTGCCTGGCAAAGGGCCCAGCTTCCCAGAGCCATTAAGAGAAGAACGGGACTTAGAACGCCTCCGGGATCCAGCAGCAGTGGCCTCTGAACTAGGCTATGTGTTCCAGGCCATCACCCTCACCCGACAACGGCTGGCTGGGCGTGTGCCACTGATTGGCTTTGCTGGTGCCCCG TGGACTCTGATGACATACATGATTGAGGGTGGTAGCTCAAGCACCATGGCTCAGGCCAAGCGTTGGCTTTACCAGAAACCACAGGCTAGTCACCAGCTGCTTCGAATCCTCACTGATGCTCTGGTCCCATATCTGGTGGGACAAGTGGCTGCTGGCGCCCAG GCATTGCAGCTCTTTGAGTCCCATGCAGGGCACCTTGGCCCACAGCTCTTCAATAAGTTTGCCCTGCCCTATGTCCGTGATGTGGCCAAGCGAGTGAAGGCCAGGGTGCAGGAGGCAGGCCTGGCACCAGTGCCTATG ATCATCTTTGCTAAAGATGGACATTTTGCCCTGGAGGAGCTGGCCCAAGCTGGCTACGAGGTGGTTGGGCTTGACTGGACAGTGGCCCCAGAGAAAGCCCG GAGGAGATCGGACGGCTGGTGCAGAAGATGCTGGACGACTTTGGGCCACAGCGTTATATTGCCAACCTGGGCCATGGACTCTATCCTGATATGGACCCAGAACACGTGGGGGCCTTTGTGGATGCCGTGCATAAATACTCACGTCTGCTTCGACAGAACTGAGCTTACACATTCACCCTCAACTACCACTAACAAAGATGATGTTTCTAGAAGAATAAAAATTCTAGAGTTGGAGTTTAGCATATGGTTTCATGTGTGGAAGATCTTTGCCCTTACCCTCAGTTCCTTCTTAGCCTCTGCTGCTTCCATGGGGCCCCTTTCTGCATCTTCTCCAAGTCATAGGAGCTCAGGTATCAATGAGTATATATTGTAG
- the UROD gene encoding uroporphyrinogen decarboxylase isoform X2 translates to METNGLGSQGFPELKNDTFLRAAWGEDTDYTPVWCMRQAGRYLPEFKETRAAQDFFSTCRSPEACCELTLQPLRRFPLDAAIIFSDILVVPQALGMEVTMVPGKGPSFPEPLREERDLERLRDPAAVASELGYVFQAITLTRQRLAGRVPLIGFAGAPWTLMTYMIEGGSSSTMAQAKRWLYQKPQASHQLLRILTDALVPYLVGQVAAGAQALQLFESHAGHLGPQLFNKFALPYVRDVAKRVKARVQEAGLAPVPMIIFAKDGHFALEELAQAGYEVVGLDWTVAPEKARERVGKMVTLQGNLDPCALYASEEEIGRLVQKMLDDFGPQRYIANLGHGLYPDMDPEHVGAFVDAVHKYSRLLRQN, encoded by the exons ATGGAGACGAACGGGTTGGG ATCCCAGGGTTTTCCAGAGCTGAAGAATGACACGTTCCTGCGAGCAGCCTGGGGAGAAGACACAGACTACACTCCAGTTTGGTGCATGCGGCAGGCAGGCCGCTACTTACCAG AGTTTAAGGAAACTCGGGCTGCCCAGGACTTTTTCAGCACCTGTCGCTCCCCAGAGGCCTGCTGTGAATTGACTTTGCAG CCACTTCGTCGCTTCCCTCTGGATGCTGCCATCATCTTCTCCGACATCCTTGTTGTACCCCAG GCACTAGGTATGGAGGTGACTATGGTGCCTGGCAAAGGGCCCAGCTTCCCAGAGCCATTAAGAGAAGAACGGGACTTAGAACGCCTCCGGGATCCAGCAGCAGTGGCCTCTGAACTAGGCTATGTGTTCCAGGCCATCACCCTCACCCGACAACGGCTGGCTGGGCGTGTGCCACTGATTGGCTTTGCTGGTGCCCCG TGGACTCTGATGACATACATGATTGAGGGTGGTAGCTCAAGCACCATGGCTCAGGCCAAGCGTTGGCTTTACCAGAAACCACAGGCTAGTCACCAGCTGCTTCGAATCCTCACTGATGCTCTGGTCCCATATCTGGTGGGACAAGTGGCTGCTGGCGCCCAG GCATTGCAGCTCTTTGAGTCCCATGCAGGGCACCTTGGCCCACAGCTCTTCAATAAGTTTGCCCTGCCCTATGTCCGTGATGTGGCCAAGCGAGTGAAGGCCAGGGTGCAGGAGGCAGGCCTGGCACCAGTGCCTATG ATCATCTTTGCTAAAGATGGACATTTTGCCCTGGAGGAGCTGGCCCAAGCTGGCTACGAGGTGGTTGGGCTTGACTGGACAGTGGCCCCAGAGAAAGCCCG GGAGCGTGTGGGGAAGATGGTGACCTTACAGGGCAACCTGGACCCCTGTGCTCTGTATGCATCTGAG GAGGAGATCGGACGGCTGGTGCAGAAGATGCTGGACGACTTTGGGCCACAGCGTTATATTGCCAACCTGGGCCATGGACTCTATCCTGATATGGACCCAGAACACGTGGGGGCCTTTGTGGATGCCGTGCATAAATACTCACGTCTGCTTCGACAGAACTGA
- the UROD gene encoding uroporphyrinogen decarboxylase isoform X3 — translation MEVTMVPGKGPSFPEPLREERDLERLRDPAAVASELGYVFQAITLTRQRLAGRVPLIGFAGAPWTLMTYMIEGGSSSTMAQAKRWLYQKPQASHQLLRILTDALVPYLVGQVAAGAQALQLFESHAGHLGPQLFNKFALPYVRDVAKRVKARVQEAGLAPVPMIIFAKDGHFALEELAQAGYEVVGLDWTVAPEKARRRSDGWCRRCWTTLGHSVILPTWAMDSILIWTQNTWGPLWMPCINTHVCFDRTELTHSPSTTTNKDDVSRRIKILELEFSIWFHVWKIFALTLSSFLASAASMGPLSASSPSHRSSGINEYIL, via the exons ATGGAGGTGACTATGGTGCCTGGCAAAGGGCCCAGCTTCCCAGAGCCATTAAGAGAAGAACGGGACTTAGAACGCCTCCGGGATCCAGCAGCAGTGGCCTCTGAACTAGGCTATGTGTTCCAGGCCATCACCCTCACCCGACAACGGCTGGCTGGGCGTGTGCCACTGATTGGCTTTGCTGGTGCCCCG TGGACTCTGATGACATACATGATTGAGGGTGGTAGCTCAAGCACCATGGCTCAGGCCAAGCGTTGGCTTTACCAGAAACCACAGGCTAGTCACCAGCTGCTTCGAATCCTCACTGATGCTCTGGTCCCATATCTGGTGGGACAAGTGGCTGCTGGCGCCCAG GCATTGCAGCTCTTTGAGTCCCATGCAGGGCACCTTGGCCCACAGCTCTTCAATAAGTTTGCCCTGCCCTATGTCCGTGATGTGGCCAAGCGAGTGAAGGCCAGGGTGCAGGAGGCAGGCCTGGCACCAGTGCCTATG ATCATCTTTGCTAAAGATGGACATTTTGCCCTGGAGGAGCTGGCCCAAGCTGGCTACGAGGTGGTTGGGCTTGACTGGACAGTGGCCCCAGAGAAAGCCCG GAGGAGATCGGACGGCTGGTGCAGAAGATGCTGGACGACTTTGGGCCACAGCGTTATATTGCCAACCTGGGCCATGGACTCTATCCTGATATGGACCCAGAACACGTGGGGGCCTTTGTGGATGCCGTGCATAAATACTCACGTCTGCTTCGACAGAACTGAGCTTACACATTCACCCTCAACTACCACTAACAAAGATGATGTTTCTAGAAGAATAAAAATTCTAGAGTTGGAGTTTAGCATATGGTTTCATGTGTGGAAGATCTTTGCCCTTACCCTCAGTTCCTTCTTAGCCTCTGCTGCTTCCATGGGGCCCCTTTCTGCATCTTCTCCAAGTCATAGGAGCTCAGGTATCAATGAGTATATATTGTAG